The following are encoded together in the Pseudoalteromonas piscicida genome:
- a CDS encoding LPP20 family lipoprotein, with protein sequence MKAKQLLISVAVVGMLSACSSSKDDAASSPRVNIPEWVLNPTIEDGIAAADCVKYSGNISIDQKMAVANARLALAQQIETRVEGLDKTFANRTDANEDTTVGATFSSVSKQLTKQTLNGSRIVKADVIDISGKDYFCALTTLSPDQTKELFKDLIKESKRSVNPQDEKFLYQEFKAYKAEKDLEKEIARLTN encoded by the coding sequence ATGAAAGCAAAACAACTACTTATATCAGTGGCCGTTGTAGGGATGCTATCGGCTTGTAGTTCAAGTAAAGACGATGCGGCTTCAAGCCCAAGAGTTAATATTCCAGAATGGGTTCTTAATCCAACAATCGAAGACGGTATAGCGGCAGCAGATTGTGTGAAATACTCAGGTAATATTTCAATCGATCAAAAGATGGCGGTTGCAAACGCACGTCTTGCTCTTGCCCAACAGATTGAAACTCGCGTCGAAGGCCTCGATAAGACATTCGCGAACCGTACAGATGCAAACGAGGACACAACGGTAGGCGCAACCTTTAGCTCTGTATCCAAACAACTTACCAAACAAACATTAAATGGTTCTCGTATCGTTAAGGCCGATGTAATCGATATTTCTGGTAAAGATTATTTCTGTGCATTGACGACGTTATCACCTGATCAGACTAAAGAACTTTTCAAAGATTTGATCAAAGAAAGTAAGCGCAGTGTAAACCCTCAGGATGAAAAGTTTTTATATCAAGAATTTAAAGCTTACAAAGCGGAAAAAGATCTTGAGAAGGAAATTGCAAGGCTAACTAATTAA
- a CDS encoding response regulator transcription factor — protein sequence MRILVIEDDIQLAENLRNALEKEKYSVDLCHDGESGLFHLEEYPLDMAVIDLGLPKLDGIEIIRRARANGIKIPILILTARDRWQDKVEGLDAGADDYLTKPFHVEELIARCNALIRRSAGQANPEISIGPIKIHTRSQQVWVNDNELSLTAYEYKVLEYLMVNPQKVISKSELTEHIYDQDFDLDSNVIEVFVLRLRKKLDPDGTLNPVETLRGRGYRFKNQW from the coding sequence ATGCGTATTTTAGTTATCGAAGACGATATTCAACTAGCAGAAAACCTGCGAAATGCACTAGAGAAAGAAAAATATAGCGTTGACTTGTGTCACGATGGTGAGTCTGGATTATTTCATCTCGAAGAATACCCGTTAGATATGGCAGTAATAGACCTCGGTTTGCCAAAACTTGACGGTATTGAAATTATCCGTAGAGCACGTGCTAACGGTATTAAGATCCCTATTTTGATCTTAACGGCGCGTGACCGCTGGCAAGACAAGGTGGAAGGCCTTGATGCCGGTGCTGATGACTACCTCACTAAGCCGTTTCACGTTGAGGAACTGATTGCGCGCTGTAACGCACTGATTAGACGTAGTGCTGGACAAGCGAATCCAGAGATTAGCATTGGTCCAATTAAAATTCACACTCGCTCACAGCAAGTCTGGGTCAACGATAACGAGCTATCACTAACAGCCTACGAATATAAAGTTTTAGAATACTTAATGGTTAACCCACAAAAAGTGATTTCTAAATCTGAGCTCACCGAGCATATATACGATCAAGACTTTGACTTAGACTCTAACGTCATTGAAGTGTTTGTCTTAAGACTGCGTAAGAAGCTAGATCCTGATGGCACTCTGAACCCTGTTGAAACCCTTAGAGGACGTGGATATAGGTTCAAAAATCAGTGGTAA
- a CDS encoding ATP-binding protein produces MVNSSQISLKIRQGFILVFVLIIALPALFFSVGRAYYSSLVDATEKTLEAHLYSLISEVEFVSNGLEMPRSILAPELNRLNSDTYALVYQDNSLVWYSESAVNLSISPDFSENQAGASEFKRVEYNGVLFWQLSLTVILGNAEQSQQARFVLLKKNDALMELMSGFRNTLVNWMLVMGVVIAGLMAFGFVWNARPLQRLDREIKEIEAGERDKITGLYPVELLTIKSDLNLLLESQKRQKERYRASLSDLAHALKTPLAVIKSSPLAKDADAQEQLDRINAMIEHQLKRAATGASDTWKKQTSVKPVLDSILNAMTKVYHDKHIQFSSECGEEVAFLGDKTDLMEILGNIIDNACKACASLVDIKVSAPKKRLLIIEIEDDGPGIPEHRRSELLTRGARLDTYEAGHGVGMAIVSDLVKSYHGLMQIGTSKHGGAKFTIEFNHEKNN; encoded by the coding sequence GTGGTAAACAGCTCTCAAATTTCACTTAAAATAAGACAAGGATTTATCCTTGTCTTTGTGCTTATTATTGCCCTTCCCGCGCTGTTTTTCTCCGTGGGCAGGGCTTATTATTCTTCTTTGGTCGATGCAACTGAAAAAACATTAGAAGCCCATCTCTACTCACTTATCTCTGAAGTCGAATTTGTCTCTAACGGACTCGAAATGCCTCGCAGTATTCTTGCACCTGAGTTAAACAGACTGAATTCAGACACTTATGCACTGGTCTATCAGGATAACTCCCTCGTTTGGTATTCCGAGTCGGCTGTCAATCTCTCAATTTCACCTGACTTTTCAGAAAACCAGGCTGGAGCATCTGAGTTTAAGCGAGTTGAATATAATGGTGTACTATTTTGGCAACTTAGCCTAACCGTTATTCTGGGAAATGCAGAGCAATCGCAGCAAGCCCGCTTCGTACTTTTAAAGAAAAATGATGCGTTGATGGAGTTGATGTCAGGGTTTAGAAACACCCTAGTCAATTGGATGCTGGTCATGGGTGTGGTCATCGCTGGCTTAATGGCGTTTGGGTTTGTCTGGAACGCAAGGCCGCTGCAACGACTCGATAGAGAAATCAAAGAGATTGAGGCTGGCGAGCGCGATAAAATCACGGGTCTCTACCCCGTTGAGCTCCTAACAATTAAATCCGACTTAAACTTACTTTTAGAATCTCAAAAGCGCCAAAAAGAGAGGTATAGGGCTTCACTTAGCGACCTTGCGCACGCGTTAAAGACACCACTTGCTGTGATCAAATCCAGTCCGCTGGCAAAAGATGCTGACGCTCAGGAACAGCTAGACAGGATCAATGCGATGATCGAACATCAATTGAAACGTGCTGCGACGGGGGCATCTGATACATGGAAGAAGCAAACATCGGTAAAACCTGTACTTGACTCTATACTAAATGCCATGACTAAAGTGTATCACGACAAGCACATTCAATTTTCGTCCGAATGTGGTGAGGAAGTTGCATTTCTAGGTGATAAAACGGATTTAATGGAAATTCTTGGTAATATTATAGATAACGCCTGTAAAGCATGTGCCTCCTTGGTCGATATAAAAGTGAGTGCACCTAAAAAGCGCCTACTGATCATAGAGATCGAAGATGATGGCCCTGGTATTCCAGAGCATCGCCGCTCAGAGCTGCTGACCAGAGGTGCTAGATTAGACACCTATGAAGCTGGCCACGGCGTAGGAATGGCTATCGTATCTGATTTAGTTAAGTCGTATCATGGCTTGATGCAAATCGGTACTTCCAAACATGGTGGCGCGAAATTTACGATAGAGTTTAACCATGAAAAGAATAATTAG
- a CDS encoding AI-2E family transporter codes for MSSLTGINKTLVVLASLFLVLGGIKLATEIVVPFILAAFIAIICNPMLKFLARFKIPKGLAILVIIALVILIGASIGGLVGQSVNDFSKQLPTYKEDLQEKFVWLVNTAANYNILLNKQQLISMLDPNKLIDVATNMLTGFGGVMANSFLILLIVVFMLFEAPSLGHKVHLALDDPEMKMQQVDRFLDSINSYLAIKTLVSLATGVVAAVFLWALGVDYFVLWGVVAFLLNYIPNIGSIIAAVPPVLLALVTQGPLISGIVAVGYICINTLMGNIIEPRFMGRGLGLSTLVVFLSLIFWGWLLGTVGMLLSVPLTMVVKIALETSEEGRWLAILLGSEQSESKQT; via the coding sequence GTGTCTTCACTGACTGGAATTAACAAAACACTGGTGGTTTTGGCCTCGCTATTTTTAGTGTTAGGTGGTATCAAGCTTGCTACAGAGATTGTCGTCCCGTTTATATTGGCTGCATTCATCGCAATTATCTGTAATCCAATGCTCAAGTTTTTAGCGCGTTTTAAAATACCAAAAGGTCTGGCCATTTTGGTTATTATCGCACTTGTGATCTTAATTGGTGCAAGTATTGGTGGACTTGTCGGGCAATCTGTTAATGATTTCTCCAAGCAGCTGCCAACTTATAAAGAAGACTTACAAGAAAAGTTCGTTTGGCTGGTAAATACTGCTGCGAACTACAATATCTTATTGAATAAACAACAACTTATTAGCATGCTAGACCCGAATAAGCTAATCGACGTAGCGACCAACATGTTGACTGGCTTTGGTGGTGTGATGGCAAATAGTTTTTTAATTCTGCTCATTGTCGTCTTTATGCTTTTTGAGGCGCCTTCCTTGGGTCACAAAGTACATCTCGCACTAGACGACCCTGAGATGAAAATGCAGCAAGTAGATAGGTTTTTAGATTCTATTAATAGCTATTTGGCGATAAAAACGCTTGTTTCATTGGCTACTGGTGTCGTAGCGGCAGTTTTTTTATGGGCATTAGGTGTTGATTACTTCGTGCTTTGGGGCGTAGTTGCATTTTTACTTAATTATATTCCCAATATCGGTTCAATCATTGCGGCTGTACCTCCTGTTTTACTGGCCTTGGTGACACAAGGACCCTTGATAAGCGGTATTGTTGCTGTGGGTTACATTTGTATTAATACCTTGATGGGCAACATTATTGAGCCGAGGTTTATGGGCCGAGGATTAGGTTTATCGACCTTGGTAGTGTTTCTCTCGTTAATCTTTTGGGGGTGGTTACTCGGAACAGTGGGTATGCTGCTTTCTGTGCCGCTTACCATGGTTGTGAAGATTGCCCTGGAAACGAGCGAGGAGGGGAGATGGCTTGCAATCCTTCTCGGTTCAGAACAATCTGAGAGTAAGCAAACTTAG
- a CDS encoding murein transglycosylase domain-containing protein, protein MRKSVYSFLVMALSAIPSAVASQAQLFEELSEKMSRWQTSEPSDEEQSEFEQYKRQQLSEFADYVEEHFAEYDTFRDNVIQQWGDITVSDQAAFVTYSDDLSSRMVVDFEANELVVSIRHAADEKVSQAQLQALYKEFIAKDRAVIDVFNADTLAINQSETTKREVDNAARAKALIAAKKQIDSQFEQQQRYIERQTDEAIIDGEDTKLAEAQQQAQQKKLELLKQKRLKKLLETASNTGKSEATVVSEIVLKLPKQTELSKHRAERYVSQVNAQAKRFDIEPSLIFAVMHTESHFNPMAKSHIPAFGLMQIVPTSAGVDVNRMLYNRDEPMSAPYLYVTDNNIEAGTAYLNILDKRYLSKIQHPLSRKYCMIAAYNTGAGNVARVFNADDSRSITKAAKVINSLSPDNVLAALDKGLPYDETKHYLDKVLTREKLYIPTDEGLAHKL, encoded by the coding sequence ATGCGCAAATCGGTATACTCATTTTTAGTCATGGCGTTAAGTGCCATTCCAAGTGCAGTGGCGAGTCAAGCTCAGCTTTTTGAGGAGCTGTCAGAGAAAATGTCACGATGGCAAACCTCCGAGCCGAGTGATGAAGAGCAGAGCGAGTTTGAGCAATATAAGCGCCAACAATTAAGTGAGTTTGCTGATTATGTCGAAGAGCACTTTGCAGAGTACGATACCTTTCGTGATAATGTGATCCAACAGTGGGGAGATATTACTGTTTCTGATCAAGCTGCATTTGTCACCTACAGTGACGATTTATCATCCAGAATGGTTGTCGACTTTGAAGCCAATGAGCTGGTAGTAAGCATTCGGCATGCAGCAGATGAAAAGGTATCTCAGGCTCAACTTCAAGCCCTATATAAGGAATTTATCGCGAAAGACCGTGCAGTAATTGATGTATTTAATGCTGATACGCTCGCGATAAACCAAAGTGAAACAACGAAACGTGAAGTGGATAACGCTGCTCGTGCAAAAGCGTTGATCGCAGCGAAAAAGCAAATAGATAGTCAATTCGAACAACAGCAACGCTATATAGAACGTCAGACGGATGAAGCCATCATCGACGGCGAAGATACAAAATTAGCAGAGGCTCAACAACAAGCACAACAGAAAAAGCTTGAATTGTTAAAGCAAAAACGCCTTAAAAAGCTATTAGAAACGGCAAGTAATACAGGTAAAAGTGAAGCAACGGTAGTATCTGAAATCGTTCTTAAGCTACCCAAACAGACTGAGCTTTCCAAGCATCGAGCAGAGCGTTATGTTAGCCAAGTGAATGCACAAGCGAAGCGCTTTGATATTGAGCCAAGTTTGATTTTTGCGGTTATGCACACCGAAAGCCACTTTAACCCAATGGCAAAGTCACACATACCTGCGTTTGGTTTGATGCAGATAGTACCGACGAGTGCGGGTGTTGATGTGAATCGTATGCTGTACAATCGCGATGAACCTATGTCGGCGCCTTATTTATATGTGACGGATAACAATATTGAGGCTGGGACAGCTTACCTTAACATTCTAGATAAACGCTACTTGAGTAAAATTCAGCACCCACTTAGCCGTAAGTATTGCATGATTGCAGCTTACAATACAGGAGCTGGCAATGTCGCTCGCGTTTTTAATGCCGATGACTCGAGATCAATCACAAAAGCGGCAAAGGTGATTAATTCACTATCGCCAGATAACGTCTTAGCAGCGCTAGACAAAGGTTTGCCGTATGATGAAACAAAACATTATCTGGATAAAGTGTTAACACGAGAAAAGCTTTATATACCTACTGACGAAGGTCTTGCGCATAAGTTATAA
- a CDS encoding sodium-dependent transporter, with protein MSANREHFSSRLGFILAAAGSAVGIGNLVGFPVSAAKNGGGAFLLIYALFVVFICLPVMMAEMAMGRKAQKDPFGAYKLLSNHDKKWSIAGFLAVLTPFMIAVFYMVITVWIFGFLAQTALGNLDVLASPKYFGTFINDTNVFIYMLIVGVIVNLILVGGVKEGIEKAAKLLMPALFVMLIGLVAYVLTLDNAMAGVRYYIVPDFEKMNASVLNGALSQAFFSLSLGMGILITYASYISKKDDIVGSSKMVAITDSLVAFIAGLMVLPAIFSFNPNTDPSKLSDSSVSMIFDYLPKLLLALQDDIGYVGASIVAGTFFLLVFFAAITSLVSIVEVPTATLMEEKCISRKKALIILALTTGILTVLSTMSFGMVDWLTSFVSYGDAQKSFFDLIYDVFYDTILPLNGLLLCLFVTYRWKKSGLNEELAQGSEGYVGSFTEKYINFSLSTFIPVILLAIFINTVATKYFAFSIFGF; from the coding sequence ATGAGTGCAAACCGTGAGCATTTTAGCTCCCGATTAGGGTTTATCCTTGCCGCTGCGGGTTCTGCGGTTGGTATTGGTAACTTAGTCGGCTTTCCTGTTTCCGCCGCAAAAAATGGTGGTGGGGCATTTTTACTAATCTATGCACTATTTGTAGTGTTTATCTGTTTACCTGTCATGATGGCCGAAATGGCAATGGGTAGGAAAGCCCAAAAAGACCCGTTTGGCGCATATAAGCTGCTATCTAATCATGATAAAAAATGGTCAATAGCTGGGTTTTTGGCTGTACTCACGCCGTTTATGATTGCAGTCTTCTATATGGTTATTACCGTTTGGATCTTCGGCTTTTTGGCGCAAACAGCTTTAGGTAACTTAGATGTACTCGCTTCGCCGAAGTACTTTGGTACGTTTATCAATGATACCAACGTCTTCATCTATATGTTGATAGTGGGCGTGATCGTTAACCTTATCTTGGTTGGCGGTGTAAAAGAAGGGATAGAAAAAGCGGCTAAGTTGCTCATGCCAGCGTTATTTGTCATGTTGATTGGTCTCGTTGCATACGTATTAACCCTTGATAACGCGATGGCAGGTGTTCGTTACTATATCGTGCCTGATTTTGAAAAGATGAATGCAAGTGTATTAAATGGCGCATTATCACAAGCATTCTTTTCACTGTCTTTGGGTATGGGTATATTGATCACTTATGCTTCATATATCTCTAAGAAAGACGATATTGTCGGCAGTTCTAAAATGGTCGCTATCACAGATTCATTAGTGGCATTTATTGCGGGTCTAATGGTACTTCCGGCTATCTTTAGTTTCAATCCGAATACAGATCCAAGTAAGTTATCGGACTCTTCAGTATCTATGATTTTCGATTATTTACCTAAATTGTTATTGGCTTTGCAAGATGATATTGGCTATGTCGGTGCCTCAATCGTTGCTGGAACTTTCTTTTTGCTGGTTTTCTTTGCTGCGATAACGTCGTTAGTGTCTATTGTCGAGGTGCCTACCGCGACCTTGATGGAAGAAAAATGTATTTCACGTAAAAAGGCATTGATTATCTTAGCGTTGACCACAGGTATTTTAACTGTGTTATCAACCATGTCTTTTGGGATGGTGGATTGGCTTACAAGTTTTGTAAGTTATGGCGATGCGCAGAAGAGCTTCTTTGACCTAATCTACGACGTGTTTTACGATACTATTTTACCGTTGAATGGTCTGTTATTGTGTCTATTCGTTACTTATCGCTGGAAAAAATCTGGTTTGAATGAGGAACTTGCACAAGGCTCTGAAGGGTATGTTGGCAGTTTTACTGAGAAATATATTAATTTCTCTCTATCTACATTCATCCCTGTGATCCTATTGGCGATTTTCATTAATACCGTTGCAACCAAATATTTTGCATTCAGTATCTTTGGCTTCTAG
- a CDS encoding penicillin-binding protein activator LpoB, which produces MKPKFAVKLVVPMLIASCATMTGCSSTTKVSRVDTNEEIALSDKWNAKDSQLVAEAMISDMLGFPWVREHRAKEGSRPAIIIQSVRNKSHQHIAVDTFLNDLKRAILRSGQADFVANRYVRDEIREERRDQELNSSLETRNEIGQEQGADYALSGTINSFVDEQGGSRVTFYQVDLRLIDMTTNREVWNGQKKIQKLQERSGYGF; this is translated from the coding sequence ATGAAGCCTAAATTTGCAGTTAAATTAGTTGTCCCAATGCTCATCGCGTCTTGCGCAACGATGACTGGTTGTTCTTCAACAACCAAAGTGAGTCGCGTGGACACCAATGAAGAAATAGCGCTTTCAGATAAATGGAATGCCAAAGACTCCCAGTTAGTTGCTGAAGCAATGATAAGCGATATGCTCGGCTTCCCTTGGGTACGTGAACACCGTGCTAAAGAAGGCTCTCGACCCGCTATCATTATTCAATCTGTTCGTAACAAGTCGCACCAGCATATTGCAGTTGACACTTTTTTAAATGACCTTAAGCGCGCCATATTGCGAAGTGGACAAGCTGACTTCGTCGCAAACCGCTATGTACGAGATGAAATTCGTGAGGAAAGGCGAGACCAAGAACTCAATTCAAGCCTCGAAACTCGTAATGAGATCGGTCAAGAGCAAGGTGCTGATTATGCACTATCCGGCACGATTAACTCATTTGTTGATGAACAAGGTGGTAGTCGAGTCACTTTCTACCAAGTAGATCTTCGATTAATAGACATGACGACTAACCGAGAGGTGTGGAATGGACAGAAGAAAATTCAAAAACTTCAAGAGCGCAGCGGGTATGGTTTCTAA
- a CDS encoding YciI family protein — protein sequence MLYMIYSTDAENSLEKRLAARPAHLARLEELKQQDRLFAAGPLPAIDSDDPGEAGFTGSLVIAEFENLESAQQWASVDPYIDAGVYTASIVKPYKRVLP from the coding sequence ATGCTTTACATGATCTATTCAACCGACGCTGAAAACTCACTAGAAAAGCGTCTTGCTGCACGCCCCGCTCACTTAGCGCGTTTAGAAGAATTAAAACAACAAGATCGATTGTTTGCAGCAGGTCCATTACCCGCGATTGATTCGGACGATCCTGGTGAAGCTGGTTTTACCGGCTCTTTGGTTATTGCTGAGTTCGAAAACTTAGAAAGTGCGCAGCAATGGGCGAGCGTCGATCCCTATATTGATGCTGGTGTCTATACTGCAAGTATTGTAAAACCATACAAACGAGTTCTGCCATAA
- a CDS encoding PepSY domain-containing protein has translation MRLQLTLLALILAFASSVADANSRNDKNVKTITKKEAVSLALDKYAGRTLKISEENQFFVVRILQPDGRIVDLKVNKKTGEVNKD, from the coding sequence ATGCGATTGCAACTCACTCTCTTAGCGTTGATTTTGGCGTTCGCTTCGAGTGTAGCAGACGCCAATAGCCGCAATGATAAGAATGTAAAGACAATTACAAAAAAAGAAGCGGTGTCTTTGGCACTTGACAAATATGCAGGACGGACGCTTAAGATTTCTGAAGAAAATCAGTTTTTTGTGGTAAGAATTCTCCAACCAGATGGTCGAATTGTTGACTTAAAAGTAAACAAGAAGACAGGTGAAGTAAATAAGGACTAA